GCACATGGGCGTGGCGCGCACGGCGGTCTTCAACTGGCTCTTCGCACGCGGGCGGGCGGGCCGCTTCATCCTGCGCATCGAGGACACGGACGCCGAGCGCTCCAGTGCCGCCAGCGAGCGCGCCATCATGGAGAGCCTGGCCTGGCTGGGCCTGGACTGGGACGAGGGGCCCGACATCGGCGGACCGGCCGGGCCCTACCGGCAGTCGGAGCGCCTCGATCGCTACCGCGAGGCGGCGGCGCGGCTGGTCGCCGAGGGCAAGGCCTACCCCTGCTTCTGCGCCGAGGAGCGTCTCGAGGCCGCGCGCGAGCGGGCCCGCGCCGAGGGCCGCTCGCCGCGCTACGACGGCAGCTGCGCCCGCCTCGACCCGGCCACCGCCGCCGCGCGCGCGGCGCGCGAGCCGCGCGCGATCCGCTTCCGCGTGGCCGAGCGGGCCGTCACCGTGCGCGATGCGCTTCGCGGCGACGTTACTTTCCAGGCCGGCACGCTGGGCGACTTCGTGCTACTGCGCGCGAGCGGCCTGCCCGTCTACAACTTCGCCTGCGTGGTGGACGACGCGGCGATGGCGATCACCCACGTCCTGCGCGGCGAGGATCACCTGGCCAACACGCAGCGGCAGCTCCTGCTGTACGAGGCGCTCGGCGCGGCGCCGCCCGTCTTCGCGCACCTGTCGATGATCCTCGGCGAGGACCGCACGAAGCTCGCCAAGCGCCACGGCGCCGTGTCGGTGGAGCAGTACCGGGCGCAGGGCTATCCGCCCGAGGCGATCGTCAACTACCTGGCGCTGCTCGGCTGGAACCCCGGCGACGGCCGCGAGGCGATGACGCGCGAGGAGCTGATCGCGGCGTTCACGATCGAGCATCTCAACAAGGCCGGGGCCGTCTTCGATGCCGCCAAGCTCGACTGGCTGGCCGGCCTGAAGATCCGCCACGCCGGGCCCGAGGCCCTGCTGCCCGCCGCGCGCGCCTTCCTGCCCGATGAAGACGACGCGCGCCGCCTGCTCGAGATCCGCGCCGTCATCGACCACCTGCGCTGCGCGGCGGATCTGCCGCGCGAGCTGGCGCTGCTGCGCGGCCCGGCGTCTGCGCCGGACGATGAGGCGCAGCCCTGGCTCTCGAACGCCGCGCTGTTCGCGGCGCTCGCCGAGCTGCTGGTCGCCCCCGGGGGCGGGCCCGCCGCGCGCGAGACCGTCGGCGGCGAGCTGACGGCCGAGGAGTTCAAGGCGGCGCTCACGGCGGCGGGCAAGCAAGTGGGCGTGAAGGGCAGGGAGCTCTTCATGCCCGTGCGCGCTGCGCTCACGGGCCGCACGCATGGGCCCGAGCTGCCGGCCGTGGCGGCGATCCTGGGCCGCGAGCAGGTGCTGGCGCGCCTCAGGGCCTTCATCTCGCCTTGATCCATCAAAGGGCATGCGCACGAGCGGCGTCCACGGCGCCTGCCAGGCCCCTCGTCGCGGGGCAGGATGCGGCGCACTTTGTACACGTGTACACTCCGCCTCGGTCAGGGCCGCGAAGGCAGCCAGTAGCTCGCCCTTCGCCTCAGCGTGCCCAAGCATGCGAAGGAGTCCACCATGGCCAGCCGCGCCGCCCGTCCCCTGCCCACCGAGATCGACGCCATCGCCCGCGGCTACTGGGCGAGCCGCGCCCTGCTCACGGCCATCGAGCTGGACCTGTTCACGGCGCTGGGTGAGGGCGCCACGGCTGCGGAGATCGCCGCGCGCGCGGGCACGCACGCCGCTGCCACCGCGCGGCTGCTGAACGCGCTGGTCGGCCTGGAACTGCTCGCGAAGGACGGCGAGCGCTTCCGCTGCACGCCAGCCGCGCGCGACTTCCTCGCCGCGGGTGGGCCAGACGACAGCCGCGCCTCGCTCGCCCACCTCGCCAACCTCTGGGAGCGCTGGGGCACGCTCACCGAGTGCCTGCGCCAGGGCGCCCGCGTCAGCGGTCCCCAGCGCAGCG
This sequence is a window from bacterium. Protein-coding genes within it:
- a CDS encoding glutamate--tRNA ligase, which translates into the protein MSTIETTLPGKVRVRFAPSPTGTAESSLHMGVARTAVFNWLFARGRAGRFILRIEDTDAERSSAASERAIMESLAWLGLDWDEGPDIGGPAGPYRQSERLDRYREAAARLVAEGKAYPCFCAEERLEAARERARAEGRSPRYDGSCARLDPATAAARAAREPRAIRFRVAERAVTVRDALRGDVTFQAGTLGDFVLLRASGLPVYNFACVVDDAAMAITHVLRGEDHLANTQRQLLLYEALGAAPPVFAHLSMILGEDRTKLAKRHGAVSVEQYRAQGYPPEAIVNYLALLGWNPGDGREAMTREELIAAFTIEHLNKAGAVFDAAKLDWLAGLKIRHAGPEALLPAARAFLPDEDDARRLLEIRAVIDHLRCAADLPRELALLRGPASAPDDEAQPWLSNAALFAALAELLVAPGGGPAARETVGGELTAEEFKAALTAAGKQVGVKGRELFMPVRAALTGRTHGPELPAVAAILGREQVLARLRAFISP